In the genome of Candidatus Kapaibacterium sp., the window CCGACAAATATAACGGGATAATTCGAGGGCAGACGGTGGTCATATTGCCAGTCAAATCCCTGAGCAATGGAATTTCCGCTTGTCATGACAAACACGAAAAATAGTATGAATAGGTATCGCATCATTTGACAATTACAAAATGATTGGTTATAGATAAAAATGGAGTTGACATTTCGATAAAATATAAGCCTGATGCGAGATTACGGCGATTAAAATCGTATGTATATGCACCTGCGGGAATTTTTCCGGCGTTTTCATCGGATAAAATATTCCCGTAAGCATCATAAACTCGGAATGAAACTTCTGCGGCTTTGCCAATGGAACAATCGAATTGGACGAAATCATTCGAGCCTGAATTTAGATTTGATTTAATCGCAAATCCGGCAAAATTCCCCGGGACAGCTTTGAGTTCCAATCCGCAAACCGAATCAGTAACAAAGACGCCATTAAGGGCATTTAGCTCGAAAAGGTCTTCACAATTGCCGTCACTAAAAACGGGGTTGATGATTGCAATTTCAGTTGCGACAGCATTTCCCAAATAGGTAAAGAATCGAACTTTGCATAAAGTATCGTTCGGCTCGAAGAAGTCATTTCCGGGTTTCAAAAAGCGGATATCAACAATTTGCTTATTGGGGTTTTCGATATTGTCGCCCTCGAAAGCGGCTCCTACTGATGCTGTGCCGAGTGTTACCACGCCTTTGTACTCTAAAATTGACCTATCGTAGGACAATGAAAAACTGAAACTTTTGGCAAATTCCGAAGGAATAAAATTATCCGATGTCAGTAAAATCGGCACTTCGATTAATCTACCCGGAGAAGCTCGAAAATCATCGGAAATGGAAATTGTCGCCGAGAGAGTTGGAGTTGAGTTCGCCCTTAGAACAATTTTCGTTAAATTTTGTGGCATTGGAGCATTAGTAATTAGCTCCAAAATTGCATAATATTCCCCAACAACGCCGGAATTATTTTCAAAGCTGATGTCAATTTTGCCGGATGAATTAGGTTCAATTTCCAACGATGTGGCACCGGTAAAGAAATTTGCTCCACCACCGTTAACAATTTTGATGCTTTTAATCAGCAGTTTTTCGTTTCCAATATTGTAAATTGTGAGTGATGTATCCTTATAATTCAGGCAACTCGGCTTATTCAAAGTGACTGAACCGAAATTCAGAGTATCTTCGGCAATGACAATTTTGGGAGATACCACATTAGCTTTGATATAAAAACGTAGAAACCTCTTATCACTTTGGACGCCTTTGATTCCACGTTCCAAAATATCACTTTCTATGATGTATTCGGCAATGTCCAATCCGTTCTCTTTAGGTTGGTAACCTAATATAAAAGCATAATTACTGTCAGGTAATAAGTCTGTATCTTTATCACCGAATTTATGTGTTATAGTAAAGTCCGGGTGCTGCTCCCCGGTAAAAATATCATTGATATATTCGTTAAGCGTATGAAATGGTATATTGCCATTATTTTTCAATAATACGACTACGAGTTCAGAACTACCTGCTCGAACGTCACCTAAAACTATCGTATCTCCAACGATGTTATTGTTTGGAATTGAAGCGCGTAGATTTATTTGTTGGTGAACTCCTGTGCCAACAGCAAACATGGAAGCAACATCAACGGAATCAGGGAATTCTTCAGGGTGTGGTCTATATGTGACATTGAATTGAACTGAATCTATGCCAATATCAAGCGGGTGATACGAAACATCCCATCCAATTGTATTTTTGCTATGAATGGTAATATTCTTGGGACGCTGTTGAATTGTAAACTCTTGCCCCGATGGTTGCTGAGTAATAAACTTTGTTTGGTAATCAATAATATCAATAGATTTGTTGAAGGCGTTCTTCAATTCCCAAGTAATTTTGGGCGTGACGTTTGGCTCGATATACACTGAATCAAAATTAACGACATCATCCATACCGTTCAAGTATAAGGCTACTTTTTTGACACGAAGTAAGAAAGTATCAATTTTGGCAATCGGAGGTCCGCTCCTGTCGTCATTTTTGAGCAAACTGAGCCCGAGCATAGCTTCAAACCAACCAAGTGGCGGTGCAATCAAATCACCCGCGTTGAATTGAATAACCAAGGTATCTCTCGTATTAGGCTGAAACACGCGTTCAAGTGGTGTAATACGACGAAAAAAGTTGAATTGGCTTTGCGTAGGGTCATTCGGACTTGCACCCAGATAAAAACTCGGAACAAGAGGCTGCATATAAAGAGCCTTTTCGCCGTCATTGATTATTTCGAAATTGAATCTGATGCTGTCGTTGACAAGGCAAGGACCAACATTGACGACTCCATTATCCATTTTATGCAACGGAATAATCCTCCCGCTATATTCTTGGGAATTAGCGAGAGAAGTCAGAAAAACAAATATCAATATTGTACGAAACATGAATACCAAATTACTTCCATTCTTATTTTTTTGCAAATTAAAATAAACAAAGTGACATATAATTCCAATTAATTCGTCAGATATTTAACGATTCAACATATTTGTTGGTTTATTTGTTTATTTAGTTCGGAGAATTGGATGAAAAAAAGTATAATTATATTCGCTGCCTTGATTTTATCAAGTGTTGTGATAATGGCTCAACCAAAAATTGAAATCGTAGGTGGGACGACTAAAAACTGGGGTACAGTTGCTCCGGCAGATAGTCCGCTTAAATACGACTTAATTGTCAAAAATTCAGGTAATCAAAATCTTAAAATTTCGAATGTTAGACCTACATGCGGTTGTACAACCGCTCCTCTTGAAAAAGATGAACTAAAACCAAATGAAAGTACTAAAATTTCTATCACTTTCAATGTAAGTCAAAATTCGGGTCCTGTTCAAAAACAAATTATGGTATATTCCAATGACCCGGTCAATCCAAGCATTAATTACACATTGATGGCTGAAGTAGTCAGACCATTAACAGTTTCTCCATCAAATCATTTGTCATTCAGAGATTTAGTCGTGGGTTCAGTTGGCGAATCAACGCTCAAAATCAAAAACACTTCAAATCGCAATATCACAATGACTGATTTCAAAACTACTCCTTCGGAATTGACGATTAATTTGAGTGGAAAAAAAAGATTACGTCCCGGCGAGGAAATTGAACTTAAAGCTAAAGTTTTACCTCTGAAAACAGGAAATCTTAATACCAGAATAAGCATCAAAACAGACCATCCGGATTTTCCGCAACTTGAGATTCATGGTTTTGGGCGTGTTGGCGAATCGCCAATATTTAACAATAGATAAAAAAACTTAGGTATTACAATTACTGCAATGTGTTGCCTCGGGGATTGCTTTCAAACGATTGTAAGCAATTGGACCGCGGCAATTTTTGCATTTACCGTAAAATGGCGTATCAATTCGCAATAGGGCTTTTTCTAAGGCAATCATTCTCATTCGGTTATTTTCGAGTAGCGAATCGTTGACCCCTTTGCCACCAATGGCATCCATTCTAGTAAGTCGCCCGATTGAATTATCCAATGTAATCGGTTTGGTTGCCTCTTCGAGATGAGTGATGTTCGATTTCAATTGCTCAATTTCTTGATTAATAATAGCAGTGATTTCGATTATTTGTTCCGGTGTTAAAACCAAATTTTAATATTCTTCATTATTTTGTTTCAATACATATCGCTTTTCTTCGATAAGTTTTAATTTGTCGCTAACAGCTTGTCCGAGATTAACACCTTTCGCATTGCAATAATTCATTAATGCAATCAAAACGTCAGCAACTTCGGATTCAAATTGTTCGTGAGGTATTTCTTTGCCTTTCCAGGCTTTTTTTTCAATATTTGCTAATTCTCCTGCTTCTCCGTTTAGTTCGAGGCAAAAGAATTCTGAAGGACGGCTGATGAAGCATTCCTTTTGATAATCATCAAAACCAAGTTGAACTCTTTCCAAAGCTTCCGCAACAATTTCCATTAAAGCCAGATATGTTGGTTCAGTCTTTTCATTCATCCGAAGTCATTTCTCTCATTCTGTACCCAACTCCTCTGATGCTTTGAATAATAGGTTTGATGTCGTCTTTTTCGATTTTGGAACGCAATCTTTTGATATAAACATCAATGATGTTTGATTCCGGGTCGAAATTATGTTTCCAAACATGCTGAGTGATAGTGCTTCTGCTCAGGATTCGATTTTTGTTTCGCATCAGATACTCCATCAAAGCATACTCTTTCGTCGTAAGTTCAATTTCTCTACCCTGACGATATGCCAAATGGGAAACTGTATCGAGAATCAAGTCTCCACATCTGAGTTTAGTGGTTTTTTCGGGACTTGACCGACGCAAAATCGAGCGTAATCTGGCAGCTAACTCCTCGAAACTGAATGGCTTGGGCAGATAATCATCTGCACCCAAATCTAAGCCTGTTACTCGGTCTTCGACGTTACCGCGAGCGGTTAACATCACGACCGGTGTGGAAATTCCGGCATCTCTCATCTCTCTGAGAAGTGTGAATCCATCTTTGCCCGGCAACATAACATCGAGCAAAATGGCATCAAAATGGTTATTCATGGCTATCTCAAGTCCGGTGATTCCGTCCTGCGCAGTTTCAACTATATAACGCTCCTCTTCTAAACCGTGCTTTATAAAGTTAGCAACTTTTTTTTCATCTTCAACTACAAGGATTCTCATGTTATTTACCTCATTCAAATAGTAATTTGATTGTTATTTTCGTATATATAAAGGATATATTTCTCGTATTCCGTTAGAAAGTTCCAGACTTATGTAGTAAATTCCGTTTGCCACATAAGCACCATCAGCTCTTATCCCATCCCAACTATCACCATAAGCAATTCCCGGCAAACGCTGTACGCTTTCAATCGGTATTGCAACTACTTTGTTATTTTGGTCTAAAATTTTAATTGTAACATTTGTTTCTTGATTTACAGAATAAACAATGGACAATTGTTCAGTAATTGGATTAAAAGGATTTGGAGCTATAATATCTAAAAATTTTGGCGTTACGCCATTAATAGTCGTATCAATTCCGGCACAAGAGCCCACACAGCAAAATCTGAATATCAATTCGTCAGGAATATCTACGGGGACATCCCATTCGAAAATTTCATCTGCAATATTAGCTTCGCCAATTTGCATAAATTCTCTGCCACCATCAATCGAAATTGAAATACTTATTTGAGAGCAATTTGTAGTAGAGTCAAAATCAAACTGTTCCCAATAAAAAACTCTCGTTGGGTCGGCAGTTGTAATAGGGTCAAATTTTATTGGAATTTGTATTGGTCGCAAAGCAATCTGCGAAATTGCTGATGTATCCGAAAATTCAGCTTTGTTTGCAATCACGCGATATTTGATTAAAGTATCTTGGCTTTGGCGGTCGCAAAGGAATAATTCCGGTATGCAATCAATTTGCATATCGAACATATACGAGCCGTCAATCATAATAGTAGATGCACCGGCAAAAGTCCAATTTGTATCATCTGAACTCCATTCTGCAAATACGCTATCAGCACAATCGGCTCTGCCCATCAATGAAATTTGGTCATTCAAATGATAAAATGCTTTGGGCAAAGCGTCTGAAAATATCATTGGTTCGTTGAAAGTCAATAGCGCTGTTATATCTCTCAATTTATCGGGGTCGCTGACACCTTCTACAACTACTACACCCTGCTTACCCGCATAAAATGCGTCAGCAATGAATGAAAAAGTAAGAGTGTCATCATTATTATCAGCATATTCTACGATTGTTGTTTTGTTATCGGTCGGAATACCGCCAATGTACTCTACAAATTCAATTCTGACATTTCTCTGGCTTCTGATAGTATTTGCCCATTTCACTTCGACGGTATCGCCCAAGCAAAAGATAGTTTGATGTGTCGAATCTTTCGGTGCGATAACGCTTAAAGTATTTGGAATAATAGTGCCAATCACATAAGTGCTGTCATAGGTAGTGACCACAATATCGTTTCGTCCGTCCCCTTCCAAGTCTGCGATTGCGACGTGTGAAATCACTTGATTAAAAAATTCATGGACGAACACAGTATCGAAAGGATTGCCAAGACGGAATCTTGTATCTTCGTAATCTCTCAATCGTACCACCATCAACTTGCCACCGTCGGCAAGTACAATTTCGTCCTTATTATCAGGGTTATTGTCTAAATCATTTACTGCTGCCACCCATCCGTTAATTCTTGCACTAAAAATTGTATCTAATTGGAACAAGTTTTCGCCTGTTGGAGTTGGTTTTTTGACAGGGTCACCGGTAAAATATCTCAACACAAACAGTTTACTTGCCGGATGAGCAAAATCTCTCGATGATTGGGTCACAATGATTTCATTACCCGGATTATTCGGGTAAAATTCGCCCCAAAAGTTTGATGCGGCGCCATCAACGTTTCCGATTGCCACAGACCAATAATGGTTTGTATCACCTCTGAAATGAGGATTGACTGTAGAACCTGTGAAGTAGTCTGTCAATGCCACGCCATCGCGATTGTGCAGATGCAATTTTGGAATCCCGTTGGAACCATCTAAACCGTTATATTCTTCGGCAACGAGAATGAATCCGCGCTCAGCTGTCCAACTATCAGTAATATCAACATAATATGGTCGAATATTCGGGCGAGTGCCGTCATCGGGAATGATTTCATAAGGAGTGAAAGTCGGAGTAGTAATCGTGTTATTCAAATCTAAAGCTACAAGCGAAGCCACATCGGCATACGTTTCGAGATATTGGTTATTCAAAAAGCTGGAAACTAACAAATTATTAAAGTTAGTGTCTATTGCTCCGGGAGTTGGGTAAGAAGGTATAAGCACTCTTCCGTTTCCGGCGGGCGAAACAAACAAAGATGGTTGCCCTGTGTTAACTTCAGCACCCAAGAAAGCCCGATTTGTAGAGACATCCTGAATGTCGGGCAATGGGAATGTAGATGTATTGACACCTTCGTGGAATTGAGTCATGCCTCTGAAAAAAGGCGGTTCAATTTGTTGGGGGTCAAGCACTTTTGGCTGAGTCATATTTATAGTTGCATAAACCATCAATTTTCCATCAATCCTTCTGCCAAAAAATGGCTTGACGCTGCCAAAAATATTTGGTGCAAATGGTCGCAAATTGATTGCGAGTCTTTTCAAAGGTTTTGTCGAATCGGTTAGAACATCATAGCCGAACAAATATGAAAATGCGAGACTGTCTCTATCCAAGGGATTGAAGGTTTCGATGGATTCAAGCCCCATGATGAAATTGCCCGTCACGGGAGAGTAGCTATTCGAGTTGGTATCAATCAAGCATGAAATGCCTTTCACGCCGCTCACGTAGCTCGGGAATCCGGATTTGTTTATCAATGAACCTGTTCCGCTCAGAATAATTATATCATCACCCATGACCGCTGCTATTTGATTAGGAGCGTATTTAAAGTCTGTCAATGGCGGAAATGACGCAAGATTGCCTATCAACGGTCGCACATCACCCGAAATAAGTGGTGTTGACCACTTCACGGAAAAAGAATCAATCATTTGAGGGTCAGATTTGTGTGGAACATAGCGAGTAGCCTGCAAATTGCCATCAGGGTATAACCATGATGCAGGTGAGCTCGATTGACAATATAAGTCGCCCGAAACAAGCCCTATTACTATGACAGACATTATCACAACCAATGATGTTTTACGCGAAATCACATTTTCTAAACAAAAATTAATAATTTGTAACATTCTACAACCTAATATAAAAAAATTAATTTGTTTTTCATAATACTTTAATCATTTAATCAAAATATTTTTCAACTTATAATTTATAAAGCACATATTATACCAAAAATACTAAAGGGTGCAATCGCACAATAATTAGGTACATTGCTACGTAATAAGGGTATTTTATTGTAAAAGATTTGAAGATGAAAATTTTTAAAATAATAATGCTAATCTCCTTTTTCGTGGCTATGTCCTGCAACAATGGCTCATCGAAGCCAATATATGTCGTTACCAGCCATCCTGTTCAATACATACTCTCAGAAATAGTAGGGACAAGAGCAGAGATTGTGTGCCTTGTACCGGCGGGGTCGTCACCTCATACTTATGCTCCAAAACCAAGTGACGTAAAAGCATCATATGGCTCGATTGCACTCATATATGTTTCGGAAAATTTTGACGAATGGGCTTCAGATTTTCCGGCGAAAAATAAAATAAAATTAATGGACTTATTGCCGGAAGATAAGATTTTGTATTTTGATGACGGTCACGAACACCATCATCATCACGACCATGCACATGACCATAATTGCGGACACGGTGTTGACCCGCATTTCTGGCTTGACCCACTGACAGTAAAAGAAAAATGTCGGACCTTTGACCGACAAACTTGTGGAACTTGACCCCGCAAATGAGGAATCATATAGGACAAATGCCGAGTTATTTGTCAAAAGATTGGATAATATTCACCGAAGTGCAGCCGAAATTCTAAGAGAACTCAGAGGAAAAGCTGTTTTTCTGCAACATCCCTCTTTTTTATATTTGTTAAATCGATATAATATGGTGTATGCAGGAAGTATCGAAGAAAATCCAGGCAAAGAACCCGGACCAAAATATATCAAAAACTTAGTTGACCGTGTAAGGGAAAGTGGGACTAAATCCATTTTCAGCGAACCGCAACTCAACAACAAAATTTCCGAAACAGTCTCCACAGGTGCCGAAGTTCTACTTTTCGAACTCGACCCATTAGGAGGCTCTGAAACTATAAAGACATATTCCGACTTGATTCTGAAAAATGCCGAAACTTTACGCAAAGCCCTCAGATGAGCATTAATGCCAATATACTCGAAGTTAGTAATCTGAAAGTGGTTCTCGGACAAAATACTGTGCTTGAGGATATAAATTTCAAACTACCGAGTGGTTCATATCTGGCTATTGTTGGTCCGAACGGTTCCGGTAAAACTACTTTGATGAAGACATTGATTGGTTTAGTCAAACCTGCCACAGGAAATGTAAAGATGTTCGGGGCGGACATTGACGATTTGCCACCGGGCACGATTTCCTATGTGCCGCAAATCAAAACAATGGACAAATCTTTTCCGGCTCGAGCGATTGATTTGGTGATGAGTGGAATCAAACGCCGATGGAGCTTCAAAATCAATTCTCACGATA includes:
- a CDS encoding response regulator transcription factor is translated as MRILVVEDEKKVANFIKHGLEEERYIVETAQDGITGLEIAMNNHFDAILLDVMLPGKDGFTLLREMRDAGISTPVVMLTARGNVEDRVTGLDLGADDYLPKPFSFEELAARLRSILRRSSPEKTTKLRCGDLILDTVSHLAYRQGREIELTTKEYALMEYLMRNKNRILSRSTITQHVWKHNFDPESNIIDVYIKRLRSKIEKDDIKPIIQSIRGVGYRMREMTSDE
- a CDS encoding TraR/DksA C4-type zinc finger protein is translated as MVLTPEQIIEITAIINQEIEQLKSNITHLEEATKPITLDNSIGRLTRMDAIGGKGVNDSLLENNRMRMIALEKALLRIDTPFYGKCKNCRGPIAYNRLKAIPEATHCSNCNT
- a CDS encoding DUF1573 domain-containing protein, with product MKKSIIIFAALILSSVVIMAQPKIEIVGGTTKNWGTVAPADSPLKYDLIVKNSGNQNLKISNVRPTCGCTTAPLEKDELKPNESTKISITFNVSQNSGPVQKQIMVYSNDPVNPSINYTLMAEVVRPLTVSPSNHLSFRDLVVGSVGESTLKIKNTSNRNITMTDFKTTPSELTINLSGKKRLRPGEEIELKAKVLPLKTGNLNTRISIKTDHPDFPQLEIHGFGRVGESPIFNNR